TCGATCCCATTCCAGCCAAACCGGGCCGTCCGACGGCGTTCGCCAAGGACCAACTCGTCTCGTGAACGAGCTTCACGATCCGGGTCATCTTTTCGTACTCGATGCGGTCCGGAGTATCGTTCGGCGTGTGGTAGTCCGGGTGGAGTCCATTGTGGAACCAGACGGCGGGCACCCCACTCTGTAGAAACGGCCAGTGGTCGGACCGCCGTAGCAGGTTCGACGCACTGTTGTCGTAACGAAGCCGAAGCGTCAGATCGAACCGGTTCGCATCTTGAACGATCTGCACGAGCTCGGGCGTGTAGGAATAGCCAAGGATGTTCGTCGCATTCGAGTTGGACTCCGCACTCTGTACGTCGAGGCCACGGAAGCGACCACCTCCGTCGGTGGGCACCTCTTCGTGCCGGCCGATCATGTCCATGTTGAGGTTCGCCACCGTGCTCTGAAGCGGAAATAGTGGCCGCTGCGTGTAGTACCAGGCCCCGAGCAGCCCCCTCTCTTCAGCATCCCAAATCGCGAAGATGACACTGCGCGCGGGCAAATCTCCGCTGGCCGCTGCCTGCGCATACGCCTCCGCAATCGCGAGTACGCCGACCGTCCCAGATCCGTCATCGTCTGCGCCGTTGTAGACGACTTCCCCATCCATGCCGTTGTGATCGTGATGGGCCCCGATGATGACGACTTCGTCACGCAGGTCCGGGTCCGAGCCTTCGATCATGGCGAGCACATTGGTACCCGGCGACACATGGCGTTCGACCTCGGTGCGAAGGTCAGCACGGGCGCTTCCGAGGTCCACCACCCCGAGGCCCCCCTCGGCATTCTCGGCTTCAACCGCGAGTTCCTCGAGCGTGCGACCAGAGCCTTCTACGAGCGTCGCGGCAAGTTCTGCGGAAATCTGCGCGGCAGGGATCGTGATCTGTTCTGCCCACGCCTCAAGGGTGAACCGCTCGATGCGGCGAGGCTCATCCGGCCACGCACCAGTATGGACAGCTGGCCAGTCGTTGATGTCCTCGCGGTTGTGTACGTCCCTGACGAACAGCACAGCCGTCGCGCCCCGCTCCTGTGCGGCTAGGACCTTCCGCCATGTCCGCGACGCCTCCGCAGTTACGATTCCGTCGAAGGGACTGCTCGGGTCCGCCACGCCGGGCTCCCGTTCCAGCATGAGAACGATACGGCCATTCACATCGGCCCCTTGGTAGTCGTCATGCTCCAAGCGCGGTTCGACGATCCCGAAGCCAGCGAAGACGACCGAACCGCTCGCAGAACCGCTCGCTCCCGCATTTGAGGGCGTCCAACCCTGCCCCGGGGTCCGGCCTGGACCGGCGCCCTCCACGGTCAGCCGATTCCCCACTCCCAGGCTGAACCAGGCCAACCCGAAGCGCTGAAAATACCCGCCCCGGTCACCGGCCGGAGCGAGCCCAAGGGACTCGAAGCGATCAGCGATCCAGGCCGACGCTTGGTCGAGTCCCGACGACGCCACGAGACGCCCACCCATCGAGTCATTGGCCAGAACATGGAGATCCGCGGACAGGGCCGACTCCGAAATGGCACTGTTTCCGGGCACGCCCGAATCGCACGCAATGAGACTGAGGGAAGTGATCGCGACGATGGAGGTAGCACGGAGGTTCATTGGGTCTCTTCTCTGTTTCAGTCGGTCGGGTGCAGAACGACCTTGGTCCAGCCCGATTCTCGGGCCGCGAAGCTCCGGTACGCGTCAATGCCGTCCGAGAGCGGCAACCGGTGCGAGATGAGCGTACCGATCAAAGCCTCATCCCGTACGGCCAACGCAAGCGAGGCCGGCATATAGTGACGCGCCGGGCATCGCCCACCGGAGTAGGTCAGGTTGCGATCATAGATCTCGCCGGGTGAGAGCGCGAGGTGGGGCTCAGCGTGAACTCCAACCGCTGCCAGAGTTCCTCCCAGGCGAAGGAGGTCAGCCGCAGCCCGCGTGGCCTCAGGTGAGCCTACGGCTTCGATCGCCGAGTCTGCGCCCCGGCCGTCGGTGAATCCTCTCACAATTTCAGATGGGTCCTCTTCGGCGAAGTTTGCCGGCTGGGCGCCAAACGCCTCTGCGACTGCGAGACGACTCGGCACGTTGTCCACGGCGATGACGCACGCGGCTCCTCGCTCGAAAGCGGCCCGGATCCCGAGCAACCCGACCGGCCCGCACCCGACAACGACCACGGTGTCTCCGCTTCCCACACGAGCCAATTCCGCACCGAACGTGGCAGTCGAGAGAATATCCCCAGCCAGCAGTGCGACGGCCTCGTCTAGGCCCTCGGGGACCCGCACAAGGGTCCCGTCTGCTATCGGCACGCGGACGTAGTCGGCCTGGCAGCCGTGGAGGCCCACTCCGTCCTGAACCCAACCGAATAGCTGGCTGCGTTCACACCGAGCGGTCAGTCCAGCTCGGCAATAGAAACAGGCGCCACAACTCGTGGTGAAGGGTGCGACCACTCGATCCCCAACTACAAAGTCTGTGACCTCACCGCCGACTTCTAGGACTTCACCCACCATCTCGTGGCCCATGACGGTGCCCACGTCTAATCCTGTCTCGCGACCGAAGTACGGATGGAGGTCTGACCCGCACAAACCGGCCGCTGTCACACGCACAATCACATCTGTGGCTTCTTCGATGCTCGGTTCGGCTACGTCTTCGTAGGCGAGTGTCTCGACGCCCTGGAACGTTATGGCTTTCATGCGCCGAACATGCAGCACACATATCATTGCGTCGACCCCGAAACGACGGAGCTGGAAATGAAGACCACCGATCTTCAGTGGTACGACCTCTTTCACCTAAACGGCACGCGCCGCGACTTCCTGCGTTTGAGCAGTAGTGTGGCGGCGTTACTAGCTACGGGGTGTTACAGGGGAGGCGACCAGTGGGGCCTTGAGAGCGTGTCCTCGTACCCGTTTACGCTCGGGGTCGCCTCGGGAGATCCAGCGCCCGACGGAATGGTCTTATGGACCCGTCTGGCCAGAGAGGCGCTCGAGGGAGTAGGAGCACTGGCCAACCCCGTACGCGCCTACTTCGAGATCGCTCATGACGAGGGGTTCACGCGGATGGCTCAGACAGGGTCCACGCTCGCGACCCCCGAGTTGGGACACAGCGCGCACGCAGAGATCGTTGGTCTCGATCCGGACCGCTGGTACTTCTATCGATGGATGGTCGGTGGGGAGGTGAGCGCCGTTGGGCGGGCCAAGACAGCCCCCGCCGTCGGGGCGACGGTCGATGAGCTCCGTTTCGCTTTTGCCTCCTGCCAACACTACGAGGTGGGGTACTTCACCTCCCTCGAGCACCTCTCACGGGAGGACGTCGACTTCGCGGTGCACCTCGGTGACTATATCTACGAGTACGCGGAGCATGACGGGGACACGGTTCGCCACCACGAGGGCCCTGAGATCGTCACGCTGGATCATTACAGGAATCGCTACACCCAATACAAATCGGACCCGGCGCTGCAGGCGGCCCACGCCGCGATGCCCTGGATCATGACCTTTGACGACCACGAAGTGGACAACAACTGGGCGAGTGTCTTCGCACAGGACGATCAGAGTCCAGAACAACTCATGCTCCGGCGTGCTTCTGCTTTCCAGGCTTACTACGAGATGATGCCGCTTCGTACCTCGACGGTGCGCGACGGCCCGAATATGCAGGTCTTTCGCCGCCTGAACTTCGGCAACCTCATACAGATGAATGTGCTCGACACGCGTCAGTACCGGAGCGATCAGCCGTGCTCGGACGGGCGGGTGCCTACCTGTGCGGAACACATCTCGCCGGAGCAGTCCATTCTGGGTGCCGCGCAGCGTGACTGGCTGTTCGAAGGCCTCGCCGTCTCAGGCGCCGGTTGGAATGTGATGGCGCAACAGGTGATGGTGGCTCGCTTACGTGGCGAGTCCGACGAAGGCGACGATACCTGGGCCATGGACAAGTGGGACGGATATCCAATGGAACGCAGAGCCTTCCTGGACCACCTCGAGTCGACAGAGGTCAACAATCCGGTGGTGCTGACCGGAGACATTCACTCGAATTGGGTCGCAGACCTCCACACCGACTTCGACGACCTATCGTCCCCTGTGGTGGGGACGGAATTCGTCGGGACGTCGCTCTCTTCCGGTGGGGACGGAGCAGACATGACAAACGGCGGGCGGGCGTCGTTGAGCCACAACCCACACATCAAGTTCTACAATGGACAGCGCGGCTACGTGACCGCGACCGTCACCCCGGACACATGGACCAGTGAATACAAAGTGGTCGACAAGGTCTCAGAACCGGGTGGGTCGTTGTCGACGCGCGCGACCTTCGTGGTCGAGTCAGGGAGTCCGGGAGCGCAGGAAGACTGACGCGTCCTATCCGACGAGATCCAGCGTCGTAAGGGCCAGGACCTGGGCACTCGCGACTAGATCATGGATGGCACATGACTCGTCAGGCTGATGCACCTCATCGAGGGTCCCAGCCCTGCCACCACATGGGGACGGACACTGTGCTGGGGCGCTCAACCTATCGCGGGTCGTTGCCCGGCAAAGCCTGCGCCTCCTTGCCGGTTTCGACCCACCGTCGGACATTGGCCGAACGAATTAGGGAGGCGGCCCGGGATACGTCGGCCCGCCGATCACTTTCAGCAGGAGCACCACTTTGAGGAAGGCGATCGCAGTACTCGCTGCTTTGGCATTCGCGGGCGCAGCACCGGTTTCGGCTCAAGACGCGGATATGAGTTTCTTCGTCACCAGTGCAGGCCCTGGTGACGGAGCCAACCTAGATGGCCTAGCGGGTGCGGATCAGCACTGCGAGGACCTCGCGTACGCAGCCGGCTTCGGAGACCTGAGGTGGCGCGCATACCTCAGTGCGCTCGAGAGCAACGGCACCATGGCGGTGAATGCCCGAGATCGGATCGGGTCAGGACCGTGGTACAACTTCAGCGGCGACATGATCGCTCGCGACGTCACGGATCTGCACTCCGACGACGCCAACCTCACGAAGGAGTCGATCCTCACGGAGAAGGGCTCCATCGTGAACGGGCGCGGTGACGATCCCAACATGCACGACCTCATGACCGGTTCGAATCTGGACGGCACGGCGTACGTCGGAGACGAGAGCTACACCGCCTGTGACAACTGGACGAGCAACGGCGCGGGTTCCACGCGAGTCGGTCATCACGACCGCCAAGGTGGCGGCGAGAACCCCACGTCCTGGAACTCCGCACACAACTCACGCGGCTGCTCCCAGACGGACTTACAAGGATCTGGCGGAAACGGATTCTTCTTCTGCTTCGCAACTGACGGAAACGGTGCGCCGCAACAGGCAGCACGTACGGAGAACGACTGATGAAAAAGCTCTTCACGGCCCTCGCGGCCATCGCGATTTCCGCGAGCATCGTTTCGGCGCAGGCCGTCGAGCGCGGCACACCCGTCGGTGAGTGGCGCTCTTGGGGCGCGGACACTCACACGACCCGGTATTCGCCACTCGACCAGATCGACGCCAGCAATTTCGAAGACCTCGAGGTCGCGTGGATGTGGCGCGGCGACAACTACAGCCCGGGCGGTCCGGATCCCCTCCTCCGTTCGACGCCGATCTACGTGAACGGCAAGCTGTACTCCGTCGCCGGTTCCAGGCGCACGGTGGTTTCCATCGACCCCGCCACGGGTGAGACGCTGTGGACCTTCCGCGAGCCTAATACGAAGCGGTGGGAAGACTCCATGCGGAAGAACTACGGCAAGGGCGTCGCATACGACATCGTTGACGGTCAGGAGCGGATCTACGTGATCACGCCGGGCTTCTTCCTGTGGGCCCTGGATGCGGAGACGGGATATCCCATTGAGGACTTCGGTGTTGGCGGAGAAGTGGACCTGCTCACCTACCTGGGTGACTGGGAGCATGACCACGACGAAGGACTCGATCATTCCATCGGGTACATCACGAACTCGACCCCGCCCATGATCATCAACGGTACGATCGTCGTCGGTAACTCTCACGAGCAGGGCTACTACGAGTACATGCAGGAGAACGTCCCTGGGAACATCATGGGCTTCGACACGAAGACCGGTGCCCACAAATGGACGTTCAACGTCATCCCGCAGGAGGGTGAGTTCGGCAACGACACGTGGCTCAACGACGCGTGGCAGTGGACGGGTAACGTCTCCGCATGGGCACCGATGTCGGCCGACCCGGAGCTCGGGCTCGTGTACGTCTCGACCGACCCGCCCACCATCGACTACTACGGTGGGTTCCATCCAGGTGCGAATCTCTTCTCCACGACGATGCTCGCGCTCGACGCCGAGACGGGAGAACGTCGCTGGCACTTCCAGACGGTCCATCACGACATCTGGAACTACGACAACCCCGCGCAGCCCGCGCTCATCGATGTCACGATCGATGGACAGCCACGCAAGATCGTCGCGCAGACCACGAAGCAAAGCTTCGTTTATGTGCTCGACCGCGTGACGGGTGAGCCGATCTGGCCCATCGAGGAACGCGCGGTCCCGCAGACGGACGTACCTGGTGAATGGACGTCTCCGACCCAGCCGTTCCCGACGAAGCCTGCTGCGTACGAGATGCAGGGACTCACCGAGGACATGCTGATCGACTACACACCTGAACTCCGCGCCGAAGCACTCGAGATCACCTCGAAGTACCGACTCGGCCCGCTCTTTAATCCGCCTGCATTAGCCGATGCAAACGGTGTCGGGACGTCGATCCACTGCCCTGGCGCAAACGGTGGCACGAACATCCCTGGTGGCACCGTGGTCGACCCCGTTTCCGGAATTCTGTACACGGCTTCGCAACGCGGCTGCAGCGCGCCGGTGCTCCGTCCGGGAACCGATGTGGACGACGACTCGAACGTCGACTGGGTAACCGTTGGCCCAGGTGGTATCAGGGGTCCGCAGGGGCTGCCCATCATGAAGCCGCCTTATGCGAGCATCACAGCCATCGACATGAATACCGGTGAGACCCTGTGGTCGATCCCGAACGGATTCACGCCGGATCGCATCAAGGACCACCCAGCGCTGCAGGGAGTCGACATCCCAAACACGGGAAGCACGGGGCACGCGACGGCGATCGTGACGAAGACTCTCTTCCTGTATGGCGAGGGTCGCGGGCAGGCGCCGGTTATGCATGGTGTGGACAAGCTGACAGGCATGCACCTCGGCTCCGTTGAACTCCCGGCCCCGACGCTCACCGCACCGATGTCGTTCATGCACGAAGGTGTGCAGTACATCATTGTGTCGGTTGGTGGCGGTGGACTCCCGGGCTCGTACGCGGCGCTCCGGCTGCCCGCGAACTGATGAAGGGAAGGAGCCGCACATGAAGCGGATCAGAACATTGGCGATCGGGGCCCTCCTCGCGGGGGTCCCGATCGTCTTATCGGCATGTGCCATTCGAGCGCAGGAGGGACCCGGTATGGAAGCGTGGGGCATCACCGCGGTTCCAGGCATCGAGCTCGGACATCACACACTCACTGAGCGTCCCACCGGCTGCACGGTGATCCTCGCCCGCAGTGGAGCCGTGGGCGGCGTGGACGTGCGCGGGAGCGCGCCAGGATCACGTGAGATCGCACTTCTTGACCCTGTGAACATGGTCGACCAGGTACACGCAGTCGTGCTGTCGGGCGGGAGCGCATTCGGGTTGGACGCGGCATCTGGCGTCATGCAGTACCTAGAGGAGCGAGACATCGGGTGGCCGGTGGGGCGCGGGAAAGTCGTGCCAATCGTGGTCGCCGCGATCCTCTTCGACCTGGGACTCGAAGAAGGCGACCAGAAGGTGCGGCCCGGCCCAGAGTGTGGGTATCTGGCGGCTGAGGCGGCTTCGAGTGACTCGCC
This sequence is a window from Longimicrobiales bacterium. Protein-coding genes within it:
- a CDS encoding M28 family peptidase produces the protein MNLRATSIVAITSLSLIACDSGVPGNSAISESALSADLHVLANDSMGGRLVASSGLDQASAWIADRFESLGLAPAGDRGGYFQRFGLAWFSLGVGNRLTVEGAGPGRTPGQGWTPSNAGASGSASGSVVFAGFGIVEPRLEHDDYQGADVNGRIVLMLEREPGVADPSSPFDGIVTAEASRTWRKVLAAQERGATAVLFVRDVHNREDINDWPAVHTGAWPDEPRRIERFTLEAWAEQITIPAAQISAELAATLVEGSGRTLEELAVEAENAEGGLGVVDLGSARADLRTEVERHVSPGTNVLAMIEGSDPDLRDEVVIIGAHHDHNGMDGEVVYNGADDDGSGTVGVLAIAEAYAQAAASGDLPARSVIFAIWDAEERGLLGAWYYTQRPLFPLQSTVANLNMDMIGRHEEVPTDGGGRFRGLDVQSAESNSNATNILGYSYTPELVQIVQDANRFDLTLRLRYDNSASNLLRRSDHWPFLQSGVPAVWFHNGLHPDYHTPNDTPDRIEYEKMTRIVKLVHETSWSLANAVGRPGLAGMGSSPPS
- a CDS encoding alcohol dehydrogenase catalytic domain-containing protein translates to MKAITFQGVETLAYEDVAEPSIEEATDVIVRVTAAGLCGSDLHPYFGRETGLDVGTVMGHEMVGEVLEVGGEVTDFVVGDRVVAPFTTSCGACFYCRAGLTARCERSQLFGWVQDGVGLHGCQADYVRVPIADGTLVRVPEGLDEAVALLAGDILSTATFGAELARVGSGDTVVVVGCGPVGLLGIRAAFERGAACVIAVDNVPSRLAVAEAFGAQPANFAEEDPSEIVRGFTDGRGADSAIEAVGSPEATRAAADLLRLGGTLAAVGVHAEPHLALSPGEIYDRNLTYSGGRCPARHYMPASLALAVRDEALIGTLISHRLPLSDGIDAYRSFAARESGWTKVVLHPTD
- a CDS encoding alkaline phosphatase D family protein; the encoded protein is MKTTDLQWYDLFHLNGTRRDFLRLSSSVAALLATGCYRGGDQWGLESVSSYPFTLGVASGDPAPDGMVLWTRLAREALEGVGALANPVRAYFEIAHDEGFTRMAQTGSTLATPELGHSAHAEIVGLDPDRWYFYRWMVGGEVSAVGRAKTAPAVGATVDELRFAFASCQHYEVGYFTSLEHLSREDVDFAVHLGDYIYEYAEHDGDTVRHHEGPEIVTLDHYRNRYTQYKSDPALQAAHAAMPWIMTFDDHEVDNNWASVFAQDDQSPEQLMLRRASAFQAYYEMMPLRTSTVRDGPNMQVFRRLNFGNLIQMNVLDTRQYRSDQPCSDGRVPTCAEHISPEQSILGAAQRDWLFEGLAVSGAGWNVMAQQVMVARLRGESDEGDDTWAMDKWDGYPMERRAFLDHLESTEVNNPVVLTGDIHSNWVADLHTDFDDLSSPVVGTEFVGTSLSSGGDGADMTNGGRASLSHNPHIKFYNGQRGYVTATVTPDTWTSEYKVVDKVSEPGGSLSTRATFVVESGSPGAQED
- a CDS encoding PQQ-binding-like beta-propeller repeat protein, coding for MKKLFTALAAIAISASIVSAQAVERGTPVGEWRSWGADTHTTRYSPLDQIDASNFEDLEVAWMWRGDNYSPGGPDPLLRSTPIYVNGKLYSVAGSRRTVVSIDPATGETLWTFREPNTKRWEDSMRKNYGKGVAYDIVDGQERIYVITPGFFLWALDAETGYPIEDFGVGGEVDLLTYLGDWEHDHDEGLDHSIGYITNSTPPMIINGTIVVGNSHEQGYYEYMQENVPGNIMGFDTKTGAHKWTFNVIPQEGEFGNDTWLNDAWQWTGNVSAWAPMSADPELGLVYVSTDPPTIDYYGGFHPGANLFSTTMLALDAETGERRWHFQTVHHDIWNYDNPAQPALIDVTIDGQPRKIVAQTTKQSFVYVLDRVTGEPIWPIEERAVPQTDVPGEWTSPTQPFPTKPAAYEMQGLTEDMLIDYTPELRAEALEITSKYRLGPLFNPPALADANGVGTSIHCPGANGGTNIPGGTVVDPVSGILYTASQRGCSAPVLRPGTDVDDDSNVDWVTVGPGGIRGPQGLPIMKPPYASITAIDMNTGETLWSIPNGFTPDRIKDHPALQGVDIPNTGSTGHATAIVTKTLFLYGEGRGQAPVMHGVDKLTGMHLGSVELPAPTLTAPMSFMHEGVQYIIVSVGGGGLPGSYAALRLPAN